The proteins below are encoded in one region of Halocatena salina:
- a CDS encoding aldo/keto reductase, which yields MADTTPTTFDIGGELTVNRLGFGAMRLTGEAIIGPPTDENAAKAVLRRAIDLGIDLIDTADSYGPGVSERLIRETLHPFPEELVIATKGGLLRNRDGDWRPCGDPDYLRNAVLCSRDRLGVETIDLYQYHRPDPEVPFEDSITALAELRDDGVIDHLGLSNVTVEQIDRARDITEIATVQNKYNVTTRDDEDVLEACEEADIGFIPWAPMDAGSIGENADALRTVADEHDATPQQIALAWLLHHSPVILPIPGTASVDHLEENVAAAEIDLTDAQLRQLRE from the coding sequence ATGGCTGATACCACTCCAACGACGTTCGACATCGGTGGGGAACTGACTGTCAACCGGCTCGGTTTCGGTGCGATGCGACTCACCGGGGAGGCGATCATCGGGCCGCCAACGGACGAAAACGCCGCCAAGGCGGTGCTTCGGCGCGCGATCGATCTCGGCATCGACCTCATCGATACGGCTGATTCGTATGGGCCGGGCGTGAGTGAGCGGCTCATCCGCGAGACGCTCCATCCCTTCCCCGAGGAGCTTGTGATCGCCACGAAGGGCGGTCTCCTCCGGAACCGAGACGGCGACTGGCGTCCCTGTGGTGATCCGGACTACCTCCGAAACGCGGTGTTGTGTAGCCGTGACCGTCTCGGCGTCGAGACGATCGACCTGTATCAGTACCACCGACCGGATCCGGAGGTACCTTTTGAGGATTCGATCACGGCACTCGCTGAACTACGCGATGACGGCGTGATCGACCATCTCGGATTGAGCAACGTCACTGTCGAACAGATCGACCGAGCGAGAGACATCACGGAGATCGCAACCGTCCAAAACAAGTACAACGTTACGACGCGCGACGACGAAGACGTACTCGAAGCCTGTGAGGAGGCGGACATCGGATTCATTCCGTGGGCACCCATGGACGCTGGATCGATCGGCGAGAACGCCGACGCGCTCCGAACGGTGGCCGATGAACACGACGCGACACCACAACAGATCGCGCTCGCGTGGTTACTCCATCATTCGCCGGTGATCCTTCCGATCCCCGGCACTGCGAGCGTCGATCATCTCGAAGAGAACGTTGCCGCTGCGGAGATCGATCTGACGGACGCACAACTGCGACAGTTGCGTGAGTGA
- a CDS encoding DNA polymerase sliding clamp, translating to MFTAIVSSGTLLAALDSVSVLVDECKIRLDEEGATIRAVDPANAGMVNLRLDTSAFESYETDGETIGVNLTRLEDIAGMANADDLIHLELDETTRKLHIQIDGLEYTLALIDPDSIRQEPDLPDLDLSATIGIEGRDIDRAVTAADMVSDHIALGVDADEEYFYVDAEGDTDDVHFELDRDELIMLSAGDAHSLFSLDYLKEMNKAIPNDAEVSVELGEEFPVNLHFDIAAGDGSVTFVLAPRIQGN from the coding sequence ATGTTCACGGCTATCGTGAGTTCGGGGACGCTGTTGGCAGCACTCGACTCGGTGAGCGTGTTGGTTGATGAGTGTAAGATCCGACTCGACGAGGAGGGCGCTACCATTCGGGCGGTCGATCCCGCCAACGCTGGGATGGTAAACCTCCGGCTCGATACGAGTGCGTTCGAATCCTACGAGACGGATGGAGAGACGATCGGGGTCAACCTCACCCGACTCGAGGACATCGCTGGCATGGCCAACGCGGATGATCTGATCCACTTGGAACTCGATGAGACGACGCGAAAGCTTCACATCCAGATCGATGGACTGGAGTACACGCTGGCGCTCATCGATCCCGACTCCATCCGACAGGAGCCAGATCTTCCAGACCTCGATCTGTCTGCTACGATCGGCATCGAAGGACGGGACATCGACCGGGCGGTAACAGCCGCCGATATGGTGTCCGACCACATCGCGCTCGGCGTTGACGCCGATGAGGAGTACTTCTATGTCGATGCGGAAGGCGACACTGACGACGTGCATTTCGAACTCGACCGTGATGAACTCATCATGCTCTCTGCCGGGGACGCCCACTCGTTGTTCAGCCTCGATTACCTCAAAGAGATGAACAAGGCGATCCCGAACGACGCCGAAGTGAGCGTCGAGCTCGGCGAGGAGTTCCCTGTCAATCTCCATTTCGATATCGCTGCCGGAGACGGGTCTGTCACCTTCGTGCTCGCGCCCCGCATCCAAGGCAATTGA
- a CDS encoding NAD-dependent epimerase/dehydratase family protein, whose product MDTALIIGGTRFIGRHTVREFRNHGYDVAIFNRGRHDSSFARDDVVHVTGDRMDDDALDRARRQIDPDVVADCVAYHPANVQSATEIFADTDAYVYVSSGAAYGTEVIPKREEETPLCACSPEQATDDSWETYGPRKADGDRAVFAAGDRGVRAMSVRPPIVYGPHDYTDRFAYWIDRVHAYDRIIVPHSALRHLVYVGDVASAIRTIAERGDAGTAYNVGTHTLPVLTEWIELIADALGTSAEPIEMSERELATTPLDPSDFPLYRDYPHVLDTHKLESIGWEATPIPETVTTTVDHVVSTVQTVERGPDRAEERSVLETISS is encoded by the coding sequence ATGGACACAGCCCTCATCATCGGTGGGACGCGATTCATCGGTCGGCACACTGTCCGTGAGTTTCGGAACCACGGATACGATGTTGCGATCTTCAACCGGGGACGCCACGACAGTTCGTTTGCTCGGGATGACGTCGTTCACGTCACCGGCGATCGGATGGACGACGACGCGCTCGACCGCGCACGCAGACAGATCGATCCCGATGTCGTTGCCGACTGTGTGGCCTATCATCCCGCAAACGTTCAGTCCGCGACGGAGATCTTCGCCGACACCGACGCGTACGTGTACGTTTCCAGCGGCGCGGCCTACGGAACGGAAGTGATCCCAAAACGGGAAGAAGAAACCCCTTTGTGTGCGTGCAGCCCCGAACAGGCGACTGACGACTCCTGGGAAACGTACGGTCCGCGGAAGGCAGACGGGGATCGGGCCGTCTTTGCCGCTGGCGACCGGGGCGTCCGTGCGATGAGCGTCCGGCCGCCGATCGTGTACGGTCCACACGACTACACCGACCGCTTTGCGTACTGGATCGATCGGGTCCATGCGTACGACCGCATCATCGTTCCCCACAGCGCACTGCGTCATCTCGTGTACGTAGGCGATGTGGCCAGCGCCATCAGAACGATCGCCGAACGCGGCGATGCTGGTACCGCGTACAACGTTGGAACCCACACGCTCCCTGTGCTCACGGAGTGGATCGAACTGATCGCTGACGCGCTCGGGACGAGCGCAGAACCGATCGAAATGAGCGAGCGCGAACTCGCCACTACCCCCCTCGATCCCTCTGATTTCCCGCTGTATCGCGACTACCCTCACGTTCTCGACACTCACAAACTCGAATCGATCGGCTGGGAGGCGACACCGATTCCAGAGACGGTCACAACCACTGTCGATCACGTTGTCTCCACTGTACAGACGGTCGAACGAGGTCCCGACCGAGCCGAGGAGCGCAGTGTACTCGAAACGATCTCTTCCTAA